In Bacillus sp. NP247, one DNA window encodes the following:
- the dxs gene encoding 1-deoxy-D-xylulose-5-phosphate synthase: MDLTQIQNPSFLKDMSISELEGLSEDIRKFLIEELSQTGGHIAPNLGVVELTIALHKLFDSPKDKFLWDVGHQSYVHKILTGRAKEFGTLRQYQGLCGFPKRCESEHDVWETGHSSTSLSAAMGMALARDLKKTDEYVIPIIGDGALTGGMALEALNHIGHEKTDMTVILNDNEMSIAPNVGALHNVLGRLRTAGKYHWVKDELEYILKKIPAVGGKVAATAEKIKDSLKYLLVSGVFFEELGFTYLGPVDGHDYEKLFETLQYAKKTKGPVLVHVITKKGKGYKPAESDVIGTWHGTGPYKIESGDFVKPKEVAPAWSAVVSETVLKLARTDERIVAITPAMPVGSKLEKFQKEFPNRMIDVGIAEQHATTMAAGMATQGMKPFLAIYSTFLQRAYDQVVHDICRQNLNVFIGIDRSGLVGADGETHQGVFDISFLRHLPNMVLMMPKDENEGQHLVYTAMQYEDGPIALRYARGNGLGVQMDEELKAIPIGTWETLKEGTQAAILTFGTTIPMAMEAAERLEQAGVSVKVVNARFIKPMDEAYLHELLGKNIPVLTIEEACLIGGFGTGVVEFASENGYHSALIERMGIPDRFIEHGSVTKLLEEIGLTTDAVVDRIHTMIPSKQKRA, encoded by the coding sequence GTGGATCTAACGCAAATTCAAAACCCTAGTTTTTTGAAAGATATGTCTATCAGTGAACTAGAGGGGTTGAGTGAGGATATTCGTAAGTTTTTAATTGAAGAGCTCTCTCAAACAGGTGGACATATTGCACCTAATTTAGGTGTAGTAGAACTCACAATTGCTCTGCATAAATTATTTGATAGTCCGAAAGATAAGTTTTTATGGGACGTAGGACATCAATCCTATGTACATAAAATCTTAACAGGGCGTGCGAAAGAATTCGGCACGTTAAGGCAATACCAAGGTCTATGTGGTTTTCCAAAACGCTGCGAGAGTGAGCATGATGTTTGGGAAACTGGTCATAGTTCGACGTCGTTATCTGCTGCAATGGGAATGGCTCTAGCACGTGATTTAAAGAAAACGGACGAATACGTTATACCAATCATTGGCGATGGTGCATTAACAGGCGGAATGGCTTTAGAGGCATTGAACCATATTGGGCATGAAAAAACGGACATGACTGTTATTTTGAATGATAATGAAATGTCAATTGCACCAAACGTCGGTGCACTTCATAATGTACTTGGTCGTTTACGTACCGCAGGGAAGTACCATTGGGTAAAAGATGAACTAGAGTATATATTGAAGAAAATCCCAGCAGTTGGCGGGAAAGTTGCTGCGACAGCAGAGAAAATAAAAGATAGTCTAAAATATTTACTAGTATCAGGCGTCTTTTTTGAAGAATTAGGCTTTACATATTTAGGCCCGGTCGATGGGCATGATTATGAAAAGTTATTCGAAACGTTGCAATATGCAAAGAAAACAAAAGGCCCAGTACTTGTTCATGTTATTACGAAAAAAGGAAAAGGTTATAAACCAGCTGAGAGTGACGTTATTGGAACTTGGCATGGAACAGGACCGTATAAAATTGAGTCAGGTGACTTCGTTAAACCGAAGGAAGTTGCACCAGCATGGAGTGCTGTTGTTAGTGAAACAGTGCTTAAGCTAGCGAGAACGGATGAACGTATCGTTGCAATTACGCCTGCAATGCCTGTTGGATCAAAACTTGAGAAATTCCAAAAAGAATTTCCGAATCGTATGATTGATGTAGGTATTGCAGAGCAGCATGCTACAACAATGGCGGCTGGTATGGCAACGCAAGGAATGAAGCCATTCTTAGCAATTTATTCAACGTTTTTACAAAGAGCATATGACCAAGTTGTTCATGATATTTGTCGCCAAAATTTAAATGTTTTCATTGGAATAGATCGTTCTGGATTAGTTGGAGCAGACGGTGAAACGCATCAAGGTGTATTTGACATCTCGTTTTTACGTCATTTGCCGAATATGGTACTTATGATGCCGAAAGATGAAAATGAAGGACAACATTTAGTATATACAGCGATGCAGTATGAAGATGGACCGATTGCTTTACGTTATGCACGCGGCAATGGACTTGGCGTTCAAATGGACGAAGAATTAAAGGCGATTCCAATCGGTACATGGGAAACGTTAAAAGAAGGCACACAAGCAGCAATTTTAACGTTTGGTACGACAATCCCGATGGCAATGGAAGCAGCTGAGCGTCTTGAACAAGCTGGGGTATCAGTGAAAGTAGTGAATGCTCGCTTTATTAAGCCGATGGACGAAGCATATTTACATGAGCTTTTAGGGAAAAATATACCGGTTTTAACGATTGAAGAGGCTTGTTTAATCGGTGGCTTTGGAACGGGAGTAGTTGAATTTGCTTCTGAGAACGGGTACCATAGTGCTTTAATTGAACGAATGGGTATTCCTGATCGCTTCATAG
- the ispA gene encoding (2E,6E)-farnesyl diphosphate synthase, protein MTHIAFDAFLKESKTFVEEKLVSYANELQCPNVLREAMAYSLEAGGKRLRPLLLFATLQAFGKERNLGVGAACALEMIHTYSLIHDDLPCMDDDDLRRGKPTNHKVFGEAMAVLAGDGLLTYAFQVIMAYEQKEISAEKKVRLVLELAKAAGPEGMVAGQVADMEAEGKRLTINELEYIHNHKTGKLLEFAVLAGAILSDATEEQEEKLLAFAKYIGLAFQIRDDILDVEGTEEAIGKPIGSDASNEKSTYTTLFTVDRAKSILEEKIAKAKDSISSLQLQDEYLLSICDLIAKRNN, encoded by the coding sequence GTGACACATATAGCTTTTGATGCTTTTTTGAAAGAGAGTAAAACTTTTGTAGAAGAAAAGCTTGTAAGCTATGCAAATGAATTACAATGTCCAAATGTGCTTCGTGAAGCGATGGCGTATTCTTTGGAAGCGGGTGGGAAACGTCTCCGCCCGTTACTTTTATTTGCAACGTTACAAGCGTTTGGGAAAGAAAGAAATCTTGGAGTGGGTGCAGCTTGTGCCCTTGAAATGATTCATACATATTCGTTAATTCATGATGATTTACCTTGTATGGATGATGATGATCTAAGACGAGGAAAGCCTACAAATCATAAAGTATTTGGTGAAGCAATGGCAGTTTTAGCGGGAGATGGTTTGTTGACATATGCTTTTCAAGTTATTATGGCATATGAGCAAAAAGAAATCTCTGCTGAAAAAAAAGTAAGACTTGTACTTGAGCTTGCGAAAGCAGCGGGACCTGAAGGAATGGTTGCTGGACAAGTGGCAGATATGGAAGCTGAAGGAAAACGACTTACAATTAATGAATTAGAGTACATCCATAATCATAAGACAGGTAAACTGCTTGAGTTTGCTGTACTTGCAGGAGCGATACTTTCTGATGCTACAGAAGAGCAAGAAGAGAAGTTACTTGCATTTGCGAAATATATCGGTCTAGCTTTCCAAATTCGAGATGATATTTTGGATGTTGAAGGAACAGAAGAAGCGATTGGAAAACCGATTGGTAGTGATGCTTCCAACGAAAAGAGCACATATACGACGTTATTTACTGTAGATAGAGCAAAATCTATTTTAGAGGAGAAAATTGCAAAAGCAAAAGATTCTATTAGCTCCTTACAATTACAAGATGAATATTTACTATCTATTTGTGATTTAATCGCAAAACGTAATAACTAA
- the xseB gene encoding exodeoxyribonuclease VII small subunit, with protein sequence MENKLSFEEAISQLEHLVSKLEQGDVPLEEAISYFKEGMELSKLCDEKLKDVQEQMAVILGEDGELKPFTALGDEA encoded by the coding sequence ATGGAAAATAAGTTAAGCTTTGAAGAAGCAATTTCGCAGCTTGAGCATCTCGTTTCTAAGCTTGAACAAGGTGATGTACCTTTAGAGGAAGCGATTTCTTATTTTAAGGAAGGCATGGAATTATCTAAGCTTTGTGATGAGAAATTGAAAGATGTACAAGAACAAATGGCAGTTATCCTTGGGGAAGATGGAGAGCTTAAACCGTTTACTGCTTTAGGAGATGAAGCATAG
- the xseA gene encoding exodeoxyribonuclease VII large subunit: MEKQYLTVTALTRYIKTKIEYDPHLQSVWLKGEISNFKYHSRGHMYFTLKDENARIAAVMFAGHNRNIKFRPENGMKVLVKGKISVYEASGSYQIYIQDMQPDGIGNLHLAYEQLKVRLEEEGLFSQVYKKIIPPYAKTIGVITSPTGAAIRDIITTIKRRYPIGNVIVFPVLVQGESAAPSIVQAIRTANEMGDIDVLIVGRGGGSIEELWAFNEEVVARAIFTSEIPIISAVGHETDFTIADFVADLRAPTPTAAAELAVPNTIELQEKVLQRTLRLQRAMRERVHKKEEKLQVLQKSYAFRYPRQVYEQKEEQLDRALEQLVLAKERYIDKKVNQLKQLSFYLEKHHPSQKIIQTKTAIETLQKQLQREMQTLLQTKEFVFVRAAQKLEVLSPLKVMMRGYGLVYDEEKQVLKSVKGVSLGDAVSVQLQDGILDCSVSSIEERELNNGK, translated from the coding sequence ATGGAGAAACAATATTTAACCGTTACAGCATTAACACGCTATATTAAAACAAAAATAGAGTATGATCCGCATTTACAGTCTGTTTGGTTAAAAGGAGAAATTTCCAACTTTAAATATCATAGTCGTGGTCATATGTATTTTACATTGAAAGATGAAAATGCAAGAATTGCAGCGGTTATGTTTGCGGGTCATAATCGTAACATTAAATTCAGACCGGAAAATGGAATGAAAGTACTTGTAAAAGGAAAGATTTCTGTTTACGAGGCGAGTGGTTCTTATCAAATTTATATTCAAGACATGCAGCCTGACGGAATTGGAAACTTGCATTTAGCTTATGAGCAATTAAAAGTTCGTTTAGAGGAAGAGGGCTTGTTTTCTCAAGTTTATAAAAAAATAATTCCTCCGTATGCTAAAACAATAGGTGTAATCACGTCGCCAACAGGAGCAGCAATTCGCGATATTATAACAACAATTAAACGTCGTTATCCAATTGGAAATGTTATTGTGTTTCCTGTACTTGTACAAGGGGAGTCAGCAGCTCCCTCGATTGTACAAGCAATTCGTACAGCGAATGAAATGGGAGATATTGATGTTTTAATTGTTGGACGTGGTGGAGGCTCTATTGAAGAATTATGGGCCTTTAATGAGGAAGTAGTTGCAAGAGCAATTTTTACAAGTGAGATTCCGATTATTTCGGCTGTAGGCCATGAAACAGATTTTACAATTGCAGATTTTGTCGCGGATTTACGTGCGCCAACACCGACTGCAGCAGCTGAGCTGGCGGTACCTAATACTATAGAGTTACAAGAAAAGGTATTACAAAGAACTCTGAGATTGCAAAGAGCAATGAGAGAGAGAGTACATAAAAAAGAAGAAAAATTGCAAGTGTTACAAAAATCTTATGCGTTCCGTTATCCAAGGCAAGTGTACGAGCAAAAAGAAGAGCAGTTAGACAGGGCTCTTGAACAACTTGTTTTAGCGAAAGAGCGTTATATAGATAAAAAAGTAAATCAATTAAAGCAACTTTCATTTTATTTAGAAAAGCACCACCCATCTCAAAAAATTATACAAACGAAAACGGCAATTGAAACGTTGCAAAAGCAGTTGCAACGTGAAATGCAAACATTACTTCAAACGAAGGAGTTCGTATTTGTGAGAGCGGCTCAAAAGCTTGAGGTATTAAGCCCGCTTAAAGTAATGATGAGAGGGTATGGGCTTGTATACGATGAAGAGAAACAAGTATTAAAAAGCGTGAAAGGTGTTAGCCTTGGAGATGCTGTTTCGGTTCAATTACAAGATGGAATACTAGATTGTAGCGTATCAAGCATAGAGGAGCGTGAATTGAATAATGGAAAATAA
- the folD gene encoding bifunctional methylenetetrahydrofolate dehydrogenase/methenyltetrahydrofolate cyclohydrolase FolD has translation MVAVIIKGNEVAEKKRAQLKEEVVKLKEQGIVPGLAVILVGENPASRSYVKGKEKGCEQVGIYSELIELPETITEERLLAEIDRLNGDDRINGILVQLPLPKHIEEKAIIERISPEKDVDGFHPISVGRMMTGQDTFLPCTPHGILELVKETNLDISGKHVVVIGRSNIVGKPVGQLFLNENATVTYCHSKTQNIKELSKLADILIVAVGRPKMVTADYIKEGAVVIDVGVNRLETGKLCGDVDFDNVLDVAGYITPVPKGVGPMTITMLLHNTVESAKRTGVVCQ, from the coding sequence ATGGTAGCAGTAATCATCAAAGGAAATGAAGTTGCGGAGAAAAAACGAGCACAATTAAAAGAAGAAGTTGTGAAGTTAAAAGAGCAAGGGATTGTACCAGGATTAGCAGTTATTTTAGTTGGAGAAAATCCAGCATCTCGTTCTTATGTAAAAGGAAAAGAAAAAGGCTGTGAGCAAGTAGGAATCTATTCAGAGCTAATTGAACTTCCTGAAACGATTACTGAGGAGCGTTTGCTTGCTGAAATCGATCGCTTAAATGGAGACGACCGCATTAACGGCATATTGGTACAATTACCTTTACCAAAACATATTGAAGAAAAAGCTATCATTGAAAGAATTTCACCGGAAAAGGATGTAGATGGATTTCACCCAATCAGCGTAGGACGTATGATGACGGGACAAGACACATTCCTTCCATGTACACCGCATGGCATTTTAGAATTAGTAAAAGAAACGAATCTTGATATTTCTGGAAAGCATGTTGTTGTAATTGGAAGAAGTAATATTGTTGGTAAACCAGTGGGACAACTGTTTTTAAATGAAAATGCAACTGTCACATATTGTCATTCTAAGACGCAAAATATAAAAGAATTATCGAAGTTAGCTGATATTTTAATCGTAGCCGTTGGACGACCGAAAATGGTAACAGCTGACTATATTAAAGAAGGTGCGGTTGTAATTGATGTTGGTGTTAACCGTTTAGAAACAGGTAAACTTTGTGGTGATGTTGATTTTGACAATGTATTAGACGTTGCAGGTTACATTACGCCTGTGCCAAAAGGAGTCGGCCCAATGACTATTACAATGCTTCTTCACAACACTGTGGAGTCTGCAAAGCGTACAGGTGTTGTTTGTCAATAA
- the nusB gene encoding N utilization substance protein NusB, with protein sequence MKRRTARERAMQALYQMDITGELEPKVAVENTLDEGEETNEFLESLVVGFVDNKEEIDAAIRQNLKKWKLERISIVDRSILRVAVCEMKYMEEIPHNVTINEAIEIAKTFGDEESRRFINGVLSNIKDTL encoded by the coding sequence ATGAAACGTAGGACGGCTAGAGAAAGAGCAATGCAAGCATTATATCAAATGGATATTACAGGAGAATTAGAACCGAAAGTAGCGGTGGAAAATACGCTAGATGAAGGTGAAGAAACAAATGAGTTTCTAGAATCACTTGTTGTAGGATTTGTAGACAACAAAGAAGAGATTGACGCAGCAATTCGTCAAAATTTAAAAAAGTGGAAGTTGGAACGTATTAGTATTGTTGATCGCAGTATTTTACGTGTAGCTGTGTGTGAGATGAAATACATGGAAGAAATTCCGCACAATGTAACAATTAACGAAGCAATTGAAATCGCAAAAACATTTGGGGATGAGGAATCTCGTCGTTTTATTAACGGCGTTTTATCTAATATAAAAGATACACTGTAA
- a CDS encoding Asp23/Gls24 family envelope stress response protein translates to MAEHMLDMGQDTTLGKVEIAPEVIEVIAGIAAAEVEGVAAMRGNFATDVVEKLGKKNHGKGVKVELANEDIIVDLYVVMYFGVAIPVVAQKIQDNIRQALFTMTGLEPKEVNVHIVGVTFETQKTEIEPV, encoded by the coding sequence ATGGCTGAACATATGTTAGATATGGGTCAAGATACAACTCTTGGAAAAGTAGAAATTGCACCAGAAGTAATCGAAGTGATTGCAGGTATTGCAGCTGCTGAAGTAGAAGGTGTAGCGGCAATGCGTGGTAATTTTGCTACAGATGTTGTTGAGAAGTTAGGTAAGAAAAATCATGGTAAAGGTGTAAAGGTTGAATTAGCAAACGAAGATATTATTGTTGACCTTTATGTTGTGATGTATTTTGGTGTAGCAATTCCAGTTGTTGCACAAAAAATTCAAGACAATATTCGCCAAGCACTCTTTACAATGACAGGACTTGAGCCAAAAGAAGTGAACGTTCACATCGTTGGCGTAACATTCGAAACACAAAAAACAGAAATCGAACCAGTGTAA
- the accC gene encoding acetyl-CoA carboxylase biotin carboxylase subunit, with product MIKKVLIANRGEIAVRIIRACKEMDIETVAIYSEADKESLHVQIADEAYCVGPTISKESYLNLTNIISVAKLTGCDAIHPGYGFLAENADFAELCRECNLIFIGPSPEAISKMGTKDVARDTMKEAGVPIVPGSQGIIKNTEEAIELANQIGYPVIIKATAGGGGKGIRVARHEEELVKGIQITQQEASTAFGNPGVYLEKYVEDFRHVEIQIMADTHGNAIHLGERDCTIQRRLQKLLEESPSPALDENIRKQMGDAAVKAAVAVDYTGAGTVEFIYEYKTKSFYFMEMNTRIQVEHPVTEMVTGMDLIKEQILVASGEKLSLQQEEVQFNGWAMECRINAENPAKKFMPSPGKVEMYLPPGGFGIRVDSAVYPGYSIPPFYDSMVAKLIVHGKTREEAIAKMKRALSEFVIEGVHTTIPFHLQLLDHPDFVKGEFNTKFLEEHELVTQ from the coding sequence ATGATAAAAAAAGTATTAATAGCCAATCGTGGGGAAATTGCTGTACGAATTATTCGTGCTTGTAAAGAAATGGATATTGAAACAGTTGCAATTTATTCAGAAGCAGACAAAGAGTCACTTCATGTGCAAATTGCAGATGAAGCGTATTGTGTTGGACCAACGATTTCAAAAGAAAGCTATTTAAATTTGACGAACATTATTAGTGTTGCGAAATTAACAGGTTGTGATGCAATTCATCCGGGATATGGATTTTTGGCAGAGAATGCAGATTTTGCAGAATTATGCCGTGAGTGTAACTTAATTTTTATCGGTCCAAGTCCAGAAGCGATTTCAAAGATGGGCACAAAAGACGTTGCACGTGATACAATGAAAGAAGCAGGGGTTCCAATTGTACCAGGTTCACAAGGGATTATTAAAAATACCGAAGAAGCGATCGAGCTTGCTAATCAAATTGGATATCCAGTTATCATTAAAGCGACTGCAGGTGGCGGCGGAAAAGGTATTCGTGTTGCGCGCCATGAAGAAGAGCTTGTAAAAGGAATTCAAATTACACAACAAGAAGCCAGTACCGCTTTTGGGAACCCTGGTGTATACTTAGAGAAGTACGTTGAAGATTTCCGCCATGTTGAGATTCAAATAATGGCAGATACACATGGAAATGCCATTCATTTAGGAGAGCGTGATTGTACAATTCAGCGCCGTCTGCAAAAACTATTAGAAGAAAGTCCATCACCTGCACTTGATGAGAATATTCGCAAGCAAATGGGTGACGCAGCAGTTAAAGCGGCGGTAGCGGTTGATTATACAGGTGCTGGTACGGTTGAGTTTATTTATGAATATAAAACGAAAAGCTTTTATTTCATGGAGATGAATACGAGAATCCAAGTTGAACATCCAGTTACTGAAATGGTAACAGGGATGGATTTAATTAAAGAACAAATTCTTGTTGCTTCTGGAGAAAAGTTATCGTTACAGCAAGAAGAAGTGCAATTTAATGGTTGGGCAATGGAATGTCGAATTAATGCGGAAAACCCTGCCAAAAAATTTATGCCATCTCCAGGTAAAGTAGAAATGTACTTACCACCAGGCGGATTTGGTATTCGCGTCGATTCAGCTGTATATCCGGGATATTCAATACCACCTTTCTATGATTCGATGGTTGCTAAATTAATTGTTCACGGAAAAACACGTGAAGAGGCAATTGCAAAAATGAAGCGAGCGCTCAGCGAGTTTGTCATTGAAGGCGTACATACAACAATCCCGTTCCATTTGCAATTGCTAGATCATCCTGATTTTGTAAAAGGTGAGTTTAACACGAAATTTTTGGAAGAGCATGAACTTGTGACGCAGTGA
- the accB gene encoding acetyl-CoA carboxylase biotin carboxyl carrier protein, whose translation MFKIQEVRELIKLIDSSNIDEFEYKKDGTTIKMKKRGNEVVAVQAPLTKQVVQPAASVEVETTVAAAQVEVQKQEEKEAVQNENLHKITSPMVGTFYSSSSPDTPQYVSVGDRVSKDSIVCIVEAMKLFNEIDADVEGEIVEILVNNGQLVEYGQPLFLVKA comes from the coding sequence ATGTTTAAAATTCAAGAAGTTCGTGAATTAATTAAATTAATTGATAGCTCTAATATTGATGAATTTGAATACAAAAAAGACGGTACAACAATCAAAATGAAAAAACGTGGTAATGAAGTTGTTGCTGTGCAAGCACCGTTAACGAAACAGGTAGTACAACCAGCAGCATCTGTTGAAGTAGAAACAACAGTAGCGGCAGCGCAAGTAGAAGTGCAAAAGCAAGAAGAGAAGGAAGCTGTTCAAAATGAAAACCTACATAAAATCACATCACCGATGGTAGGGACATTTTATTCCTCTTCTTCGCCTGATACACCTCAATATGTAAGTGTTGGGGACAGAGTATCGAAAGATTCTATCGTATGTATTGTTGAAGCTATGAAATTATTTAACGAAATTGACGCAGATGTAGAGGGCGAAATTGTTGAAATTCTTGTTAATAACGGACAGCTTGTTGAGTATGGACAACCGCTATTTCTTGTAAAAGCGTAA
- a CDS encoding DNA recombination protein RecO encodes MIWLILFLPAVVIWALVLFIHVKSGKSNHHHHEPLIFYSQRISPFPIKNTKYNCKDEIEKSYRKR; translated from the coding sequence ATGATATGGCTCATCCTGTTCTTGCCTGCCGTAGTGATTTGGGCATTGGTCCTCTTCATCCACGTCAAATCTGGAAAAAGTAATCACCATCATCATGAACCATTAATCTTTTACTCACAGCGTATTTCCCCGTTTCCAATTAAAAATACGAAATACAACTGCAAAGATGAAATAGAAAAAAGCTATCGAAAACGATAG